In Nicotiana tabacum cultivar K326 chromosome 17, ASM71507v2, whole genome shotgun sequence, one DNA window encodes the following:
- the LOC107763261 gene encoding putative methyltransferase TCM_000336 has translation MDVKKVFHMTGGVGETSYSRNSSLQKAASDMVKQVILETVEEVCLTTKPKSIGIADLGCSSGPNTLSNIKEIIETVQRTTGKNNNNRLEFRVFLNDLPTNDFNAIFQALPEFRHQLKERRDLGQDNELIGPSNIYIAAYPGSFYGRLFPDHCLHFIYSSYSLHWLSRIPPRIYDEDGRSMNKSNIYISETSPPQVSEAYFEQFQEDFSLFLRSRSEELVSDGKMVLILLGREGLHHADRGNAFFWKMLSTSLANLISKGEVEKEKFDSYEVHFYAPCKEEIGEIVKRDGCFQVDRLEMFEVEKNIVGNGMSYGRIVAMTVRAIQESMIAHHFGETIIESLFEEYGRLVDEEMAKEEIRPITFLLVLKKL, from the exons ATGGATGTTAAGAAAGTCTTCCACATGACAGGAGGAGTTGGAGAAACTAGCTATTCCAGAAATTCTTCACTTCAG AAGGCTGCATCTGATATGGTGAAGCAAGTAATCCTAGAGACTGTAGAAGAAGTTTGTCTCACAACAAAGCCTAAGAGCATAGGCATAGCTGACTTAGGTTGTTCCTCAGGACCAAACACTTTGTCAAACATTAAAGAAATCATTGAAACTGTCCAAAGGACAACAGGGAAGAATAACAATAATCGTCTTGAGTTTCGAGTTTTCCTAAATGATCTTCCGACCAATGACTTCAACGCCATCTTTCAGGCCTTACCTGAATTTCGTCACCAGTTAAAGGAAAGAAGAGATCTTGGACAGGATAATGAATTAATAGGTCCTTCAAATATATACATAGCTGCCTATCCTGGCTCATTTTATGGAAGACTTTTTCCAGATCATTGCTTGCACTTCATCTATTCCTCTTATAGCTTGCACTGGCTTTCAAGG atTCCTCCACGAATTTATGATGAAGATGGGAGGTCCATGAACAAATCCAACATATACATATCAGAGACCAGTCCACCTCAAGTTTCAGAAGCTTATTTTGAACAATTCCAGGAGGACTTCTCATTGTTCCTTCGTTCAAGATCGGAGGAGCTGGTTAGTGATGGAAAAATGGTGCTGATTTTATTGGGAAGAGAAGGTCTTCATCATGCTGACAGAGGAAATGCTTTCTTCTGGAAAATGCTCTCTACGTCACTAGCAAATTTAATTAGTAAG GGAGAAGTGGAGAAGGAAAAGTTTGACTCATACGAAGTACATTTTTATGCGCCATGTAAGGAAGAAATAGGAGAAATAGTAAAGAGAGATGGGTGTTTTCAAGTGGACAGACTTGAAATGTTTGAGGTAGAGAAGAATATTGTTGGGAATGGTATGAGCTATGGCAGAATAGTGGCTATGACAGTTAGGGCAATCCAAGAATCAATGATAGCTCACCATTTTGGAGAAACAATTATAGAAAGCTTGTTTGAAGAATATGGAAGATTGGTGGATGAAGAGATGGCAAAGGAGGAAATTAGGCCTATCACTTTCCTCCTTGTTCTCAAGAAACTATGA